The nucleotide sequence CCGGGATCACGTGCTGGGCGACGTCGGGTCCGACCACGGATGGCCACTGGGCCAGCACGGAAGCCCCGACTGGGTGGCACAGGCCGCGTTCGGTGAGCATTTCCAGCAGAACCTGCCCGAGCGGCACCGACCGTGTACGCCCTCGCCGTGTCCGGTGGCGCGCACTCTCGGTGGCTTTGGTGAAGCGGTAGCGTCTGGCGTCCTCTCTGGCGCGCCTCAGCGCTATCCGGGCGAGATCGGTCTCAGGGGAAGAGGGCGGCGGCGGGGCTGTCATTGGTCGAACGGCTGGCGCGGAGTGAACGTGGCTGTTCCCCAGACCCGCTGCACGTGATGGTCGGTGAAGGCGTACACCAGCCGGTAGGCGGAGGCTGCATCAGGGCCCTGGCGCAGCTGCGTCAGGTGCCGTTCGGCTTCCTGCTCGCTCAGGCGCGGCGTGCCGCACACCTGCCAGATCTGCCCGTTCCACATTTCTGGAATCCAGCGCTTCTTCGGCTCGGGCTGGTCGGCGTGGATGCCGTGGCGGGACTGCACGCGGGAGGGCGGCGCATCGGCTTCCGTGTGCGGGGGTTCGTGCCCGGAGCGTGGGCGTGGTGTCCGCAGTCCTGCCCGGCGGCGGGTTTCGCACAGCAGACACAGGTCAGCGGCGTCCGCGTCGACGGGGCCGTGCGGGTGCTCCGGGCAACGCGTGGTCGGCTTGGCCGCGGTGATGGCGTCGTTCAGCAGGACCAGGGCGCGTTCGAGGTCCCGGCGGATCTCCTCCGTGCTGGCGGCGCTGTCCTGGTCCTCAAGGCGCTGCCCGTGTTCGCCAGCGACACGAAGGGAACGGCCCAGGGCGACGAGCTGGGCGTGATTCACAGAGGTCTCCTTCATGCGTGCAACGGTTGCGCAGAGCCCGACTGTCGTGGCCCAAGTTATGCGCGTGATCATCTGCCGGGGTGTGCGCTGCTACGGGCCAGCCTCAGCCGCATCGCACGCCACAATTCACCGGCACCGCGGCTGGTGGCCGGCTGAGTATCGTGCAGTCCAGGGCAGCAGGCGTCATGGACCACCTTGGCACTGCCGTAGTCACGGTGATGAGGTCCTGGCCACGCAACCCCGCCGACCAGATGGTAGACCTCGGTGTCGGCGAAGAGACGGGCCGGATAGTCCCCCGGCATCAGAGCGATCCACGCCTGCTCCACCGGGGGCTCCTCCCCCTCGATGACACGGGCGGGATCGGGGCCGGCCTGGGGCCGGTAGATGTTCACCCCGTCGAAGTCCAGGGTGCGGTGACGCTGCGTCGCCAGACCGCAGTGCGCACAAGGCACGGTCAGCTTGCGCCCCCACGCCGGCACCAGGTCGTCGCCCGGCCCATGCTGGGAAGGAACTCCCACGTCCGCTCAGCCTCCGATGCGTGATGGACGACAGCCACCTGGCCGGGCGCGGCTCGCCCCACAGGCAGCAAATCCCAGGCTAGCGCCACAAACTGACATACCGACAGTCGCTCATCCGGCTCGCTGGTGCAGCCGACCAGCCGCGACCCGGAGGCGGCATCCTCGCCTGGTCAGGGTGTGCGGACTACGGCTCCGGAGATGAACCACTGCACCAGGGTGGCGGCGAGGTGGACTCCCGCGCGGGCCGCCTCCAGGGTCTCGGGCACGGTCGCGGTCCGAGCGCCGTGCCGGGAGGTCTGCCCATCCCACAGTGCGCGCATCATCGCCTCGGCCGGGGCGATCGGGTCGCCGCCCACCGGGGTGGGGATCGCGGCGGTGAACTTATGCCGGGCGTTCCTGATCTCCCCGAGCATGGTGCCGAGAGTGGCCTTGGCATTGTTCGGCTGAACGACCGCATGCGCCGCCGACTCCACCGCCTTGATCGCCTCGCTATACGCGCGCACCGCGTCCGGGCCGCGTCCGTACGCCGCCTTCCACGCCGCCTCCAGGTGGTCGGCCGCAGAGCCGGCAGACTGCTGGTCTGCGGCCTCAACGATGGTCTGCCTCACCGCGTCCCGGACGGCCGGGGCCACCCTTTCTTCCAGCCCGTCCTCCATGTCCGTGACCCGGTAGGCGGACCCACCTTTGCTAAGGAGCAGATCAAGAGCTTCGACAGATCCGTCCGCCTCCACCTCGAACCAGTAGCCGAGCAGCGCGTCGACGATGTCAAGCAGGGTGTCCCCGGTGCTGCTCGTGAGGGTTTTCGTGTACGGGAATATCCCGGCGCGCTCGCGCAGCACGGGGATCCGCACCTGCACGCACAGGAGCTGCGCTGTGGCTTCGTCGTATCGGCCACTCCCGATGAAGAGGGCTTGTTCCACCCACTTTTGCAGTGGCCCGGTGAGGTGCGGGGGTATGCCCTCGAACGGCCCGTCGAATTCGGGTTCGGCGAGGCCGACGCGGACCGAGAAGCGTGGGCGGGGCGTGGTTGTCATCGCGAAACGGTAGCGGCACGTGCGATCACATTCGACAGATTTGCCTCCGAGCGGGTTGCTCGCTTGGGACCGCACCGAGGGTCTCCTCGGCGGGCCCTAGGCAGAGGCGATAGTTGCATGCCTTCGCTTGCCCCTGGCACCGCCAGAGGCGGTCACCGCCGACCTCTTCGGGCTGACTGGCCCCGATCCAGGCTGACAGCATGGGGAGTTCCGGACACTGGAGCGGTCATGTGTCAGCGAAGCTCTACAGAAGGAGCAGATGAGGCACACCGTCCGCCGTATAGCGGCATGGCGACGACGCCCTTGCTTTTGTGACGACTATCGTGCTTCGGCTCACCGACACCTCGCGGCAGCTGGCGCGGCACAGAAATCACAATCCGACTCTTCGTCCTCGGCGGGAGGGCCATCTGGCCGACGAACGCTCACCGTCACAGCCGCACTGTCCACCCCACACCCCCAGCCCACGGGCAATAGCCCATGTAGCCAAGGATGTCAGCGCAGGCCGCTGCACGCCCGCAAGATCGTGTTACGAGTTCTAACAACGGCTAACACAATGAGGTGGATCGCTCCTGGTTGCCGTGTCCAGGGCGAGAGTTGAGCGTTCGGTCCTCTGTGGGGACGTCACCGTGGATCGTGTCGGATGAGCTGTGGGATCGCTTGGAGCCGTTGCTGCCGCAGCGAGGCCGCAGGTTCCGGTATCCGGGCCGCAAGCCGTTGCCAGACAGGGATGTGCTGTGCGGGATCTTGTACGTGCTGCACACCGGGATCCAGTGGGAGTACCTGCCTCAGGACCTCGGCTTCGGCTCGGGCATGACGTGTTGGCGCCGTCTGCGGGACTGGAACGAGGCCGGAGTATGGCAGCGGCTGCACGAGGTCCTGCTGGCCGAGCTTAACGCGGCCTCCCGGCTGGACTGGTCCCACTGCGTGGTCGACTCCTCCCACGTCAGAGCCTTAAAAGGGGGTTGCACACCGGCCCCTCGCCGGTCGACCGAGGCCGGGCCGGCTCGAAGCACCACTTGATCACCGACGGGCACGGCACCCCGCTCGCCGTCCTGCTGACCGGCGGCAACCGCAATGACGTCACCCAACTCCTGCCCTTGCTCGACGCCATCCCGCCGGTCCGCGGCCGGGTCGGCCGTCCCCGCCGCAAACCGGACTCATTGTTTGCCGACCGCGGCTACGACCACGACATCTACCGTGACCAGGTCCGCGCCCGCGGCATCGTGCCCGCGATCGCCCGCCGCGGCACCCGGCACGGCACCGGACTGGGCACCTACCGCTGGGTGGTCGAGCGGACCTTCGCCTGGCTGCACGGCTTCCGACGTCTTCGGATCCGATGGGAACGCAGAGCCGACATCCACGAAGCGTTCCTCAAACTCGCGTGCTGCCTCATCACCCAACGACAGATTCGCTTCCTGTGTTAGCTGTTGTCAGTAAGCTGTAGGTATGACTGAGATGGCGGCTGGCAGGCCCGGGCCACGCAAGCCGCGAGAACTGCGTGATGTCCACGAGTTCCTGGACCAGGTGAGGCTCCGCCCGGGAATGTGGGTTCGCCGCGGCTCTCTTCAGCATCTGGACTCCATGCTTGTCGGCTACGCAGTCGCCTGCGAGATCCACGACAGCGATGAAAGTTTTGACTTCTGGAACAGCGGCCCCTTCTCCCAGTGGCTGTGGAAGCGGATGAACATGGCGTACCCCAGCAACCTGGGCTGGGCTGTCGAGATCGAACGGGCAGCCGAGTCTGCGGGTATGCCACCGATGGAAATGTTCTTCTCCCTCTTGGACGAGTTCCGTGCTGAGCGGGGTAGAGCGCGGAGTACGCACGAGAAGTAGCAATCACTCCCGACAGGCGGGGACCCTCACTCCCAGCCGAACGCACAACTCGCTCCACCATTGCTCCTATCAGGAGCCATCCGCCTCATTGTGTTAGCCGCTGTAAATGAAGTCGATGAAGACTTGGTTCGGAGCGTTCCATGTGGCCTGTTTGTCGGCGCGCCCCTCTTGGAAAGTATCGCCCGTAAGGCGCCCCTGGCTATCGAAGCGACCGGTGTACCGTCCCGGCGGCATCAGGAAGGTGATGTCAGTGTCTGTCACCCTGGCGTCCTGCAGGTCCGTGAAACCCGCCTTGTTGTGGACGTTGACCTTCCCCCTGAGCAAGCCGTGCTCGTCCTCATTGTCGATCTGCACGTGAAGGATGAAGCCGTTGCTCTGGGCGATATCCCAGTTACCTACAACGTTTCTTGGCATTACAGGCTCCTCGCTCCCTTTCTCGCTATTCAGTCAATATCAAACTACCTCCGCTCCCGAAAGGCCACAACCTGGAGAATTCGTTAATTGGGCAACTATTCACTCGCGGTCCGAGACGACTCACAGATAGTCCAGAACCCCGATCTCAACCTGCCGCTATCAGGATCAGCCGCAGTTGGGAGCAGCGGGCCGGGGTCCGATCGCCGCGCCACCGAGGGCGTGCCCGGGGTGCTGCGCGCCCGGACGCATGATGCGCACGCTCGCACTGTCCCACCCCCGCCGGGCC is from Streptomyces rishiriensis and encodes:
- a CDS encoding IS5 family transposase (programmed frameshift) — protein: MGTSPWIVSDELWDRLEPLLPQRGRRFRYPGRKPLPDRDVLCGILYVLHTGIQWEYLPQDLGFGSGMTCWRRLRDWNEAGVWQRLHEVLLAELNAASRLDWSHCVVDSSHVRAKRGLHTGPSPVDRGRAGSKHHLITDGHGTPLAVLLTGGNRNDVTQLLPLLDAIPPVRGRVGRPRRKPDSLFADRGYDHDIYRDQVRARGIVPAIARRGTRHGTGLGTYRWVVERTFAWLHGFRRLRIRWERRADIHEAFLKLACCLITQRQIRFLC